A genomic segment from Luteibacter aegosomatis encodes:
- a CDS encoding lipocalin family protein — protein sequence MKSLISRLGGVAFAMLPLTACASTQPPVPRASSVDVARYAGDWYVIASIPTRFEKEAVNAVESYRLAADGTIETRFRYRKNEATGELKTMHAKGFAHADTRNAVWGMQFVWPVKAQYVIAWLDPAYRQVIVARDKRDYVWIMSRTPTMSDADYEALVARVAAMGYDTAKLRKVPQQWPEASTR from the coding sequence ATGAAATCCCTGATCTCGCGCCTGGGAGGCGTGGCCTTCGCCATGCTTCCCCTCACCGCCTGTGCCTCCACGCAGCCGCCCGTACCCCGCGCCTCCAGCGTGGACGTCGCCCGATACGCGGGCGATTGGTACGTCATCGCCTCGATCCCCACGCGGTTCGAGAAGGAGGCGGTGAATGCCGTGGAGTCCTACCGGCTCGCTGCGGACGGGACCATCGAAACGCGCTTCCGCTATCGCAAGAACGAAGCCACGGGCGAACTCAAGACCATGCATGCGAAGGGCTTCGCTCACGCGGACACGCGCAACGCGGTCTGGGGCATGCAGTTCGTCTGGCCCGTCAAGGCCCAGTACGTCATCGCGTGGCTCGATCCGGCGTACCGGCAGGTGATCGTGGCTCGGGACAAGCGCGACTACGTCTGGATCATGTCGCGCACGCCCACGATGTCCGACGCCGACTACGAAGCGCTGGTCGCGCGCGTGGCGGCGATGGGTTACGACACCGCGAAACTGCGCAAGGTGCCCCAGCAATGGCCCGAAGCGTCGACCCGTTGA
- a CDS encoding sigma-70 family RNA polymerase sigma factor: MAHRACPDTDNAAHWSAQMTAVSARRDVDAFMRLFAHFGPRLQRYLVGMGVVPAQAEELVQETMLRLWHRAAQFDPSRANVSTWLFRIARNLYIDSVRGEPHWLAIQDGLEQLDDLPPNDGVTSTESFADGVGLDRAIAELPPQQARMIRMSYFEARSHGEIARELGQPLGSVKSNLRRAFAKLQASLRKAP, translated from the coding sequence ATGGCTCATCGGGCGTGCCCGGACACCGATAACGCCGCTCATTGGTCCGCGCAGATGACGGCGGTCAGTGCGCGCCGCGACGTCGATGCGTTCATGCGCCTGTTCGCCCACTTCGGCCCGCGCCTGCAGCGCTACCTCGTCGGCATGGGCGTCGTGCCCGCGCAAGCCGAGGAACTGGTGCAGGAGACCATGCTGCGGCTGTGGCACCGGGCCGCCCAGTTCGATCCGTCCCGGGCCAACGTGTCCACCTGGCTGTTCCGCATCGCGCGCAACCTCTACATCGACAGCGTCAGGGGCGAGCCGCACTGGCTCGCGATCCAGGACGGCCTGGAGCAGTTGGACGACCTTCCGCCGAACGACGGGGTCACGTCCACGGAATCCTTTGCCGATGGCGTGGGCCTGGACCGCGCCATCGCCGAGCTGCCGCCGCAACAGGCCCGGATGATCCGGATGTCGTATTTCGAGGCCAGGAGCCACGGCGAGATCGCCCGCGAGTTGGGCCAGCCCCTGGGCTCGGTGAAATCCAACCTGCGCCGGGCTTTCGCCAAGCTGCAGGCCTCCCTGAGAAAAGCACCATGA
- a CDS encoding ChrR family anti-sigma-E factor produces MKPHHHPDVATLMAYSAGALSSAFSAVVSAHLSVCHACRECLREMDAIGGQLLTQQEGIPLSSDAAERLLARLNEDGPAMPEPHDAPSRHDPDLLPTPLWPYFGRSYRELSWKWIGPGIHHIRAQGVPDHLMLLRVAPGRSLPMHTHGGSELTMILRGAYDDTLGHFAPGDVADLDNDTEHQPVTAPGVPCICVAATDAPLVFSGWLARMLQPMVRM; encoded by the coding sequence ATGAAGCCGCACCACCACCCCGACGTCGCCACGCTCATGGCCTATTCGGCCGGCGCGCTCTCGAGCGCGTTCTCGGCCGTCGTCTCCGCGCACCTCAGCGTTTGCCACGCCTGCCGGGAGTGCCTGCGGGAAATGGATGCCATCGGCGGCCAGTTGCTCACTCAGCAGGAAGGGATCCCCCTTTCCTCCGATGCGGCGGAACGGCTCCTGGCGAGGTTGAACGAGGACGGCCCGGCCATGCCGGAACCTCACGACGCGCCGAGCCGGCACGATCCCGATCTCCTGCCGACACCGCTCTGGCCGTACTTCGGCCGCTCCTACCGCGAGCTGTCCTGGAAGTGGATCGGCCCCGGCATCCACCACATCCGCGCGCAAGGCGTGCCCGACCACCTGATGCTCCTGCGCGTCGCGCCCGGGCGCAGCCTGCCCATGCATACCCATGGCGGAAGCGAGCTGACCATGATCCTGCGCGGCGCCTACGACGACACGCTGGGCCACTTCGCCCCGGGCGACGTCGCCGACCTGGACAACGACACGGAACACCAACCCGTCACCGCGCCGGGCGTTCCCTGCATCTGCGTGGCCGCGACCGATGCGCCGCTGGTGTTCTCCGGTTGGCTGGCGCGGATGCTTCAGCCGATGGTTCGGATGTAG
- a CDS encoding RHS repeat domain-containing protein — translation MQVASALTYRGGDASSFTGWTSSNGLTNTLSYDGDGRLTGISVPGVQSLGFGYDAADRITRITNGRDASLTQTFQYDSVYRLTSATSTANSEGFQYDTNGNRTSHVINGVTLAQGIDPGSNRLVSTNTQALGYDANGNLTTVDGAAQYHYDAFNRMDSATNTTYYVNPEGQRLRKVGALDTIFFAPDRGGPLLAEYANGGWVDYVWIHGRLIGRVSGGQVYAIHADQVGRPEVATNASRSIVWSAENFAFDRQVVTEGFKLNLGFPGQYFDDETKTWNNGFRDYRADLGRYVESDPVGLMAGANTYTYVGGNPMSLFDIWGLTQEDIDCMLALAKRTETDLKFPKKDPVVQNMATHIDSLGNEIVDVGEYNAINGKMYLSSRYLKTLSGDMLVELYDTIVHEALHKTRGPFSGLGEAHRDVYQEANKRSNALAGQIKSGGIHCGCAK, via the coding sequence ATGCAGGTCGCCAGCGCATTGACCTACCGTGGCGGCGACGCGTCGTCGTTCACCGGCTGGACCTCGAGCAACGGCCTGACCAACACGCTCAGCTACGACGGCGACGGCCGCCTGACCGGCATCAGCGTGCCCGGCGTGCAGAGCCTGGGCTTCGGCTACGACGCAGCCGACCGCATCACGCGCATCACCAACGGCAGGGATGCCTCGCTCACCCAGACCTTCCAGTACGACAGCGTCTACCGTCTGACCTCGGCGACCTCGACGGCGAACAGCGAAGGCTTCCAGTACGACACCAACGGCAATCGCACGTCGCACGTGATCAATGGTGTGACTCTGGCGCAAGGCATCGACCCGGGCAGCAACCGCCTGGTCAGCACGAACACCCAGGCGCTGGGTTACGACGCCAACGGCAACCTGACGACGGTCGATGGAGCGGCGCAGTACCACTACGATGCGTTCAACCGCATGGATTCGGCTACCAACACGACTTACTACGTGAATCCGGAGGGGCAGCGGCTGCGCAAGGTAGGCGCGCTCGACACGATCTTCTTCGCCCCGGACCGCGGCGGCCCGCTGCTGGCGGAGTACGCCAATGGCGGGTGGGTCGACTATGTCTGGATCCATGGGCGCTTGATCGGGCGCGTGTCGGGTGGGCAGGTCTACGCCATCCATGCCGATCAGGTGGGGCGGCCGGAGGTGGCGACGAATGCGTCGCGGAGCATCGTGTGGTCGGCCGAGAACTTCGCATTTGATCGTCAGGTGGTCACGGAAGGGTTCAAGTTGAACCTGGGCTTCCCGGGGCAGTACTTTGACGATGAGACGAAGACGTGGAACAACGGGTTTCGGGACTATCGGGCGGATTTGGGGCGGTATGTGGAGAGTGATCCCGTTGGGCTGATGGCGGGGGCGAATACATACACCTACGTAGGTGGGAACCCGATGTCACTTTTCGATATTTGGGGTCTGACCCAGGAAGATATCGATTGTATGCTTGCTCTTGCGAAGAGAACTGAAACGGACCTCAAATTCCCTAAGAAGGATCCTGTCGTCCAAAACATGGCGACGCATATCGATTCACTCGGTAACGAGATAGTGGATGTCGGGGAGTACAACGCAATCAACGGGAAGATGTATCTATCGAGTCGTTATCTCAAGACATTATCTGGAGATATGTTGGTTGAGCTCTATGACACGATAGTTCATGAGGCGTTGCACAAAACCAGAGGTCCTTTCAGTGGCTTGGGTGAAGCGCATCGAGATGTATATCAAGAAGCCAACAAAAGGTCTAACGCATTGGCGGGGCAGATCAAGTCGGGAGGCATTCATTGTGGATGTGCGAAATAA
- a CDS encoding RHS repeat domain-containing protein gives MRRLILWLGLAVLVGSGLQDPVMANGMPATALVTVSKVALPQPNQQICQQPDHICPPQAPNHSPVITWTAVPAANSAFLPTDVITVGASATDQDTWVSSIVFYIDHKIITTYSASSFRTTFTGLAPGAHTLAVVAYDSTGKSGETGDIPFTVLNSVVTGNIDGVSSDGVISGWACSTYMAQSINVDLYVGGAAGVGVMLGRYTANLGSEPAVASACGVGGGSYRFQIALTSAQRVQFGGQAIYLHGISPIGAANNLLPGSGRFMVPVAVRNAQFVSQSVATTMQVGGVQTVNVQMYNNGNFTWTAGTAFKLGSVGNSTIWGPGRVELPSDIAPGQTASFTFNITAPSTPGAYTFQWQMLQEGVAWFGTATPAVGITVLGGTISANPGTCAIDVGNTTCASVITWSSNSAAAQVWASNLDGSAAAVVASGQNGSQALGGIGTAGRRFLLKSGSFTLASVDTHAIPPPEVATTVSIDYDELGHVIARRDASGQVKESYQYDANGQLTHSTDALNHVRSLSYDALGRVVSSTDADNATTSYTYDADDRIVRVVDPRGNATTYDYDGFGQLWRQVSPDSGITTFSYDGNGLLQSMTRANGVQTAYGYDGLNRLTSVTAGGMVQHATYDSCTNGVGRLCSVADATGTTSYSYTPEGDIAGRGFSIAGTGYGLGYAYDGLGRLSAVVYPDGNRLNYAYAYGQLSGATLTANGTTTQVASALTYRGGDASSFTGWTSSNGLTNTLSYDGDGRLTGISVPGVQSLGFGYDAADRITRITNGRDASLTQTFQYDSVYRLTSATSTANSEGFQYDTNGNRTSHVINGVTLAQGIDPGSNRLVSTNTQALGYDANGNLTTVDGAAQYHYDAFNRMDSATSTTYYVNPEGQRLRKAGTLGTTFFAPDRGGPMLAEYANGGWVDYVWINGRLIGRAAGGQVYAIHADQVGRPEVATNASRSIVWSAENFAFDRQVVTEGFKLNLGFPGQYFDDETKTWNNGFRDYRADLGRYVESDPTGLTGGINTFAYSMNNPISYSDLLGLASHHYSVKNFICSVNQPGCTQQNVFGRLRQYPAPFSNPSHSIKNGDIESIPGLGPVVHTVDSSNCSITNTTLPGHLLHPGQVTRSVVNENGLISIITDGTGDGALAGPNDWLAYPLWSTVDDNISAPWATSSPTYVDAPIEAGLHWGR, from the coding sequence ATGAGGCGGCTCATCCTGTGGCTGGGTCTTGCGGTGCTGGTGGGATCGGGCTTGCAAGATCCGGTCATGGCGAACGGTATGCCCGCGACGGCGCTCGTCACGGTTTCCAAGGTGGCCTTGCCGCAGCCCAATCAGCAGATATGTCAGCAACCCGACCATATCTGTCCACCACAAGCTCCGAACCATAGCCCGGTCATTACCTGGACCGCCGTGCCGGCCGCCAATAGTGCCTTCCTTCCCACCGACGTCATCACCGTCGGTGCGTCGGCGACCGATCAGGACACATGGGTCTCGAGCATCGTCTTCTATATCGACCACAAGATCATCACCACGTACTCCGCCTCGTCGTTCAGGACCACCTTCACCGGCCTCGCGCCCGGTGCCCATACTCTCGCGGTCGTGGCCTATGACAGCACAGGGAAAAGCGGCGAGACCGGCGATATACCCTTCACCGTGCTCAACTCGGTCGTGACGGGCAACATCGACGGCGTGTCGTCCGATGGTGTGATCTCCGGTTGGGCGTGCTCGACCTACATGGCCCAGTCCATCAATGTGGACCTCTACGTGGGTGGGGCTGCGGGTGTTGGTGTCATGTTGGGGCGCTATACCGCCAACTTGGGCAGCGAGCCCGCCGTGGCCAGTGCATGCGGCGTGGGTGGCGGAAGCTACCGGTTCCAGATCGCGCTGACATCGGCGCAGCGCGTGCAGTTCGGCGGCCAGGCGATTTATCTGCATGGCATCTCGCCGATCGGAGCGGCCAATAACCTGCTGCCCGGTTCCGGGCGATTCATGGTGCCCGTGGCCGTGCGCAACGCGCAGTTCGTCAGCCAGTCGGTGGCGACCACCATGCAGGTGGGCGGCGTGCAGACGGTCAACGTGCAGATGTACAACAACGGCAACTTCACGTGGACGGCGGGCACGGCATTCAAACTCGGGTCGGTAGGCAACAGCACCATCTGGGGGCCGGGTCGCGTCGAGCTGCCCAGCGACATCGCACCGGGACAGACTGCCTCGTTCACGTTCAATATCACCGCGCCGTCGACACCGGGCGCCTACACCTTCCAGTGGCAGATGCTCCAGGAGGGCGTGGCGTGGTTCGGCACGGCAACGCCCGCCGTCGGCATCACCGTGCTGGGTGGGACCATCTCCGCGAACCCGGGAACCTGCGCCATCGACGTGGGCAACACCACGTGTGCCAGCGTGATCACCTGGAGTTCCAACAGCGCAGCGGCGCAGGTTTGGGCCTCTAATCTGGACGGTTCCGCGGCGGCCGTCGTCGCCAGCGGCCAGAACGGCTCACAGGCGCTGGGCGGCATCGGCACGGCGGGTCGCCGCTTCCTGCTCAAGAGTGGCAGCTTCACGCTGGCCAGCGTGGATACCCACGCCATCCCGCCGCCGGAAGTCGCCACGACCGTCAGCATCGATTACGACGAGCTGGGACACGTCATCGCCCGTCGCGACGCGTCGGGGCAGGTCAAGGAGAGCTACCAGTACGACGCGAACGGCCAGCTCACCCACAGCACCGACGCTCTCAACCATGTGCGGTCGCTGAGCTACGACGCGCTTGGCCGGGTCGTCTCGTCCACCGATGCGGATAACGCGACCACGTCGTACACCTATGATGCTGATGACCGGATCGTCCGGGTGGTCGATCCGCGCGGCAATGCCACGACCTACGACTATGACGGCTTTGGGCAGCTGTGGCGTCAGGTGAGCCCGGACAGCGGCATCACCACGTTCTCGTACGACGGTAATGGCCTGCTGCAATCCATGACCCGCGCGAACGGTGTGCAGACCGCCTACGGCTACGATGGATTGAATCGCCTGACCAGCGTCACGGCCGGCGGCATGGTACAGCACGCGACCTATGACAGCTGCACCAACGGTGTGGGACGGCTGTGCAGCGTGGCGGATGCGACCGGCACTACCTCGTATAGCTACACGCCGGAAGGGGATATCGCCGGGCGCGGGTTCTCTATCGCCGGCACCGGGTATGGCCTGGGCTACGCCTATGACGGCCTGGGCCGGTTGAGCGCCGTGGTCTACCCGGACGGCAATCGGCTCAACTACGCCTACGCGTACGGCCAGCTATCGGGAGCCACGCTGACCGCGAACGGCACGACGACGCAGGTCGCCAGCGCATTGACCTACCGTGGCGGCGACGCGTCGTCGTTCACCGGCTGGACCTCGAGCAATGGCCTGACCAACACGCTCAGCTACGACGGCGACGGCCGCCTGACCGGCATCAGCGTGCCCGGCGTGCAGAGCCTGGGCTTCGGCTACGACGCAGCCGACCGCATCACGCGCATCACCAACGGCAGGGATGCCTCGCTCACCCAGACCTTCCAGTACGACAGCGTCTACCGTCTGACCTCGGCGACCTCGACGGCGAACAGCGAAGGCTTCCAGTACGACACCAACGGCAATCGCACGTCTCACGTGATCAATGGTGTGACTCTGGCGCAAGGCATCGACCCGGGCAGCAACCGCCTGGTCAGCACGAACACCCAGGCGCTGGGTTACGACGCCAACGGCAACCTGACGACGGTCGATGGAGCGGCGCAGTACCACTACGATGCGTTCAACCGCATGGATTCGGCTACCAGCACGACTTACTACGTGAATCCGGAGGGGCAGCGGCTGCGCAAGGCAGGCACGCTCGGTACGACCTTCTTCGCCCCGGACCGCGGCGGCCCGATGCTGGCGGAGTACGCCAATGGCGGGTGGGTCGACTATGTCTGGATCAATGGACGCTTGATCGGGCGCGCGGCGGGTGGGCAGGTCTATGCCATCCATGCCGATCAGGTGGGGCGGCCGGAAGTGGCGACGAATGCGTCGCGGAGCATCGTGTGGTCGGCCGAGAACTTCGCATTTGATCGTCAGGTGGTCACGGAAGGGTTCAAGTTGAACCTGGGTTTCCCGGGACAGTACTTTGACGATGAGACGAAGACGTGGAACAACGGGTTTCGGGACTATCGGGCGGATTTGGGGCGGTATGTGGAGAGCGATCCGACAGGCCTGACGGGAGGTATAAATACGTTTGCCTACTCCATGAATAACCCAATCAGCTATTCTGACTTGCTGGGATTGGCATCCCATCATTATTCCGTTAAAAACTTCATCTGCTCCGTGAATCAGCCGGGCTGCACTCAGCAGAACGTATTTGGTAGGCTTCGGCAGTATCCAGCACCGTTTTCGAATCCATCTCACTCAATAAAAAACGGTGATATCGAGTCTATTCCGGGCCTGGGGCCTGTGGTGCACACGGTTGACTCATCAAATTGTTCGATCACGAACACAACGTTGCCGGGACACTTGCTGCATCCCGGTCAAGTCACTCGATCCGTTGTCAACGAAAACGGTTTGATTTCCATCATTACGGACGGGACGGGCGATGGCGCTTTGGCTGGACCAAACGATTGGCTTGCATATCCGCTCTGGAGCACAGTCGACGACAATATTTCTGCACCTTGGGCGACCTCTTCACCTACGTATGTCGACGCGCCTATCGAGGCAGGGTTGCATTGGGGACGATGA
- a CDS encoding DUF6531 domain-containing protein: MVVGSDYSNAGDFSCKPTYANDGQGGHLGGGTTLSGGGGGALASANHGDLTVAPRDANTKDSCGQVGDPVVISTGNRIEPETDFAGAGEMGLALTRTYDHYWNGIGIFGRRWISNFDYKLLFTTPDPTSSCYPVPSSTPCDPLNKPIWAQRADGRQIKFNYSTSPTPGWYEDKPSPVAKILQTGSTYTLYSEDQTVEVYDANGFPVSIKNPQNVGLTFTYDSVHNLTRVTHSSGRHVDFTWDHGWLRQVTDPAGNVYQYTFATILTPITQFGGTQPPGTSNWKLDAVMLTGVTSPATNGGAPATTVTYQYENTQYVTALTGKTINGSRFATFQYDANGRSTDTQVANGAGHYHLDYALDGNGVVTGTTVVNPLGKQATYSFDGRGNQTGISGLASTHCAAAARAATFDANGYPQGSTDFNGNLTLYSYAANGQLQQQVEAYGKPEARTTDFAWDASNRATKVTVEGDHETTYAYDGNNRLQSVTVKNLSSKVSATAGTTRVTTYSYTTWPNGLVATMTVDGPLAGTSDAVTSSFSQEGDLLSVKDAAGHTTSYDGYNGLGLPGSITGSNGEKQSFTYDARGRIMVMRTYRNGGTQDTHYDYDSFGRLARITQPDGQTHSYQYDVAGRMTAEFSPESGGTFAETTYQYNGMSLPTVIKKQRVYVQPAQGTVP; the protein is encoded by the coding sequence GTGGTCGTCGGCAGCGACTACAGCAATGCGGGCGACTTCAGCTGCAAACCGACCTATGCCAACGATGGGCAAGGCGGCCACCTCGGCGGTGGTACCACGCTCTCGGGCGGTGGTGGCGGCGCGCTCGCGTCGGCCAACCATGGCGACCTGACGGTGGCCCCTCGCGATGCCAACACCAAGGACAGTTGCGGCCAGGTGGGCGATCCCGTCGTGATATCGACGGGCAACCGCATCGAACCGGAAACCGACTTCGCGGGCGCGGGCGAGATGGGCCTCGCACTCACTCGCACCTATGACCACTACTGGAACGGCATCGGCATCTTCGGCCGGCGCTGGATAAGCAATTTCGACTACAAATTGCTGTTCACCACGCCCGATCCAACGTCGTCGTGCTACCCGGTGCCGTCGAGTACGCCATGCGATCCGCTGAACAAGCCCATCTGGGCGCAGCGCGCCGACGGGCGGCAGATCAAGTTCAACTATTCGACGAGCCCGACACCGGGCTGGTACGAAGACAAGCCCAGTCCGGTGGCGAAGATTCTCCAGACAGGCTCGACGTATACGTTGTACAGCGAAGACCAGACGGTCGAGGTCTACGACGCCAACGGATTCCCGGTGTCGATCAAGAATCCTCAGAACGTCGGCCTGACCTTCACGTACGACAGCGTCCATAACCTGACGCGGGTCACCCACAGTTCGGGACGCCATGTGGACTTCACGTGGGACCATGGCTGGTTGAGGCAAGTGACCGATCCGGCCGGCAACGTCTACCAGTACACCTTCGCGACCATCCTGACCCCGATCACCCAGTTCGGTGGAACGCAGCCTCCCGGGACGTCGAACTGGAAGCTCGATGCCGTCATGCTGACGGGCGTTACCTCTCCCGCGACGAACGGCGGCGCACCGGCCACGACGGTGACGTATCAATACGAGAACACCCAGTACGTCACCGCGCTGACCGGCAAGACCATCAACGGTTCGCGTTTCGCCACGTTCCAGTACGACGCCAACGGCCGGTCCACGGACACCCAGGTGGCCAATGGCGCGGGACATTACCACCTCGACTACGCCTTGGACGGCAACGGCGTCGTCACCGGCACCACGGTGGTCAATCCGTTGGGCAAACAGGCGACGTACAGCTTCGATGGCCGTGGCAACCAGACAGGTATATCCGGCCTGGCATCCACGCACTGCGCGGCAGCGGCCCGTGCGGCCACGTTCGACGCCAACGGTTATCCGCAAGGGTCCACCGATTTCAACGGCAACCTCACGCTGTACTCGTACGCGGCGAACGGCCAGTTGCAGCAGCAGGTGGAGGCCTACGGCAAACCCGAGGCCCGCACCACCGACTTCGCGTGGGACGCCAGCAACCGTGCGACCAAGGTGACAGTCGAAGGCGATCACGAAACGACCTATGCCTATGACGGCAACAACCGCCTCCAATCGGTCACGGTGAAGAACCTTTCGTCGAAGGTATCGGCGACGGCCGGTACCACCCGCGTCACCACGTATAGCTACACCACGTGGCCCAACGGGCTGGTGGCGACGATGACCGTGGACGGACCGCTCGCCGGTACGAGCGACGCGGTCACGAGCAGCTTCTCGCAGGAAGGCGACCTGCTGTCGGTGAAGGACGCCGCCGGGCACACCACGAGCTACGACGGCTATAACGGCCTGGGGCTACCTGGCTCCATCACCGGTTCGAACGGCGAGAAACAAAGTTTCACCTACGACGCGCGCGGCCGGATCATGGTGATGCGCACGTACCGCAACGGCGGCACGCAGGACACGCATTACGACTACGACAGTTTCGGTCGCCTGGCGCGTATCACCCAGCCGGACGGCCAGACCCATTCGTACCAATACGACGTCGCCGGCCGGATGACCGCGGAGTTCTCGCCCGAAAGCGGCGGTACGTTCGCGGAGACCACCTACCAGTACAATGGCATGTCGTTGCCGACGGTAATAAAGAAGCAACGGGTGTATGTCCAGCCGGCACAGGGGACCGTGCCATGA
- a CDS encoding nucleotidyltransferase family protein: MRQPGEHDAVVLAASGSGTLEKPSHLLTVGGETLLQRTVRMVKDTGPTRLLVVLGAQAEPLARLVARTTIVFDPTWESGMCSSLARAATALSGRPYPTLVTVANQPCLTPDHLHRLLGAYDGSCDMVSAYGDAMGPPALLRPITMAFSRTLPCDASFRRLWTGTHPGAIRRDALGRLLETPEDIADAIAAGLIDP; encoded by the coding sequence ATGCGACAGCCAGGAGAACATGACGCCGTGGTGCTCGCAGCAAGCGGCAGCGGCACGCTGGAAAAGCCCAGCCATCTGCTGACCGTCGGGGGCGAGACCCTTCTCCAACGCACCGTTCGTATGGTGAAAGACACCGGTCCCACCCGTCTGCTGGTCGTGCTCGGCGCGCAAGCCGAACCACTGGCCCGGCTGGTGGCACGCACCACCATCGTGTTCGATCCCACGTGGGAGTCGGGCATGTGTTCGTCATTGGCGCGCGCGGCGACCGCGCTCTCCGGTCGTCCCTATCCCACGCTGGTCACCGTCGCGAACCAACCCTGCCTGACGCCGGATCATCTGCACAGGCTCCTGGGGGCCTACGACGGCAGCTGCGATATGGTCTCGGCCTACGGCGACGCCATGGGACCACCCGCCCTGCTCCGTCCCATCACCATGGCGTTCTCGCGCACGCTGCCATGCGATGCATCTTTCAGACGCCTGTGGACCGGAACACATCCCGGCGCCATTCGGCGCGATGCGCTGGGGCGCCTGCTGGAAACGCCCGAAGACATCGCCGATGCCATTGCCGCGGGCCTGATCGATCCCTGA